The window CACCATTGTCCATTATGCCATCAGACCATGGCCTTGGATTTTGGTAGCCTTGTGTAGTATCATTGTTTTTCCGGATATGGCTTCACTAAGGGATGCGTTTCCTAATGCAGATCCGTCCATTGTTCAAGATGACATGGCTTATCCTGCCATGTTGTCTTTTATGCCTGTAGGCATTATGGGATTGGTGGTCACTTCTTTGGTGGCTGCCTATATGTCCACCCTGTCTACCATGCTTAATTTGGGGGCTTCTTATATGGTCAATGATTTTTACCTGAGGTTTATCAAGCCGGATAGCTCCCAAAAACATTTGGTGACCGTAGGGAGAGTGGCCACTGTAACGATAATGATTTTGGGTGGTTATGTAGCATTGCAACTACAAAATGCCCTGCAAACATTTAGTATCTTGTTGCAAATAGGTGCTGGAACTGGTTTGATATATATATTACGTTGGTATTGGTGGCGAATCAATGCCATGAGTGAAATTGTGGCCATGGCAGCTTCGTTTTTAACTGCTTTGTATTTTGCTTTTGTTCATGATGCTTACTTTGATCCCTTGGCAACCCATGAGGAATTAATTATTGGGATCATGGTTACCTCATTTTGTTGGATTTTAACAGCTTATATTTCTACACCTACCGATAGGGAAGTACTGGTTTCATTTGTTAAAAAAACCAAAGCTCCCGGTCCTGGTTGGAAAAGGATACATAATTTTATGGGAAGTACAGGAGAAAAAATAGATACAAGCGAATATTTTGATTTTCAAGCAGCGATACTTGCCTTCGGCGCAGGGGTTATAGGGGTGTTTAGCTTTTTATTTGGTTCAGGAAATATTTTACTTGGTGACCCTCTCAATGGAATATTACTGATGGTCCTTGCCATAATTGCATTCTGGGCTTTATTTGCTTTAAGGAAACGATTCTAAGAATTAGTGTCCTTTGGGATGGTTATTTCTAACCCTTTTTTGGAGAGGGAAGCGGGTAAAGGAAAGTGTGTGGCAAGCTCTTTCAATGCTGCACAAAACGGAGCGGAATTGAATCCCGGTGGCTGAGTGGAGCCGAAGCCATAGGGTGACGGCTCCGATGTACTTCCTCCTCTTTTCACCTTTTGTCCCTTGATGTATGAACAGTAGCTGTTCAACACCTTCAGTGTTGAGTGTGGGTGTGTTTTCCCAGCCCGTGGGTTTCCACCCACGGTTATTTTAATTCAGACCCTTCAGGTCTGTTTTTTTAAGTAAAGAGATTGGTAATATCAATTTGGTGTTCCAATATACCGTCATTGGAGACCCTTTTTTAGGAGGGGCTGAACAAAGAAAAGGGTGTGGAAACCTCTTTAATTGCTGCACAAAACGGAGCGGAACGGAATCGAGGTGGCTGAGTGGATCCGAAGCCTTAGGGTCCGGAAATATGAATTCTTATTCTAAAATGCTTTAATAATACACAGTGTAGCGAAATGCATTCATTATACGTCTCGTGATTGGGCAGGTTATAAATTTTAAATAAAACCCTGTAACTTAAATTATTGCATGAATTTTAATGTGATAAATAAATTATTGTTTCCTTTGGGGGTAATTTGAATGGTTTATTCAGGCTATTACTATTAGGTTTAAGATTTAATAAATTAGTTGCCAAGCCATTGAATTAAATTATCTTTGCCAAATTATTTTTGGAAGTGTACCTATTTATATAAAAATGAGATTCTTTGTATTTTGTGTATTATCCATCCTTTTAGCTTTTCCGGGGTTTTCTCAGAAAATCACCATAAGCGGCACAGTAAAAGAAGAAGGCACAGGTGAGAACCTTATAGGGGCAAATATTTATGATAAGGTTTCTCAAAAAGGAACTGTGGCGAATCAGTTTGGTTTTTATAGTTATACCACTACCGGAGATAGTTTAGATCTTTACTTTAGTTTTGTTGGTTTTCAGGCCAAACATATCCAATTCCAAGCAAAAACTGATACCGTAATCAATGTGACATTGGTGCCGGACGGCAACCTGGAAGAAGTGGTGGTCTCCGCATCTGACATGGATCAAATTCAAGAAATCACCAGGATGAGCTCTGTAAATGTCCCAATAGAGCAAATCAAGGAATTGCCGGCATTGATGGGTGAAGTAGATGTTTTTAAAGTCTTACAACTTTTGCCCGGTGTGCAATCAGGAACTGAAGGTGGGAGTGGCTTATATGTTAGGGGAGGAGGACCTGACCAAAATTTGATTTTATTGGATGGTGTACCGGTTTATAACGCTTCGCATTTGTTTGGTTTCTTTTCTGTGTTCAATGCAGATGCCATCAACAATGTAGAACTTATAAAAGGTGGCTTTCCTTCAAGGTATGGGGGGCGCCTTTCTTCCGTGATCGACATCAGCATGAAGGAAGGCAACATGCAAGAGTTTAAAGGAGAAGGGTCTATTGGTCTTATAGCTTCTAAAGTAACCTTTGAGGGACCGATTAAAAAAGACAAAACAT of the Cyclobacterium marinum DSM 745 genome contains:
- a CDS encoding sodium:solute symporter family protein, which produces MLLQGIDWLILVAFFAVSLGIGLYSSRQSSKNINEFFKAGGNLPWWILGTSMVATTFSTDTPNLVTDIVRKNGISGNWVWWSFLLTGMLTVFFFAKLWKRSGVLTDIEFYELRYSGKAASFLRGFRAIFLGLFFNVVIISGVSLAAIKIGGVLLGISPMATLLISGVVTVIYSSLGGLRGVVFTDFIQFVLSLAGAIAAAWVAVSHPAVGGLENLVNHEMIVDKLDFIPDLANKEIFLTIFLIPLFIQWWSVWYPGSEPGGGGFIVQRMLAAKDEKNALSSVMFFTIVHYAIRPWPWILVALCSIIVFPDMASLRDAFPNADPSIVQDDMAYPAMLSFMPVGIMGLVVTSLVAAYMSTLSTMLNLGASYMVNDFYLRFIKPDSSQKHLVTVGRVATVTIMILGGYVALQLQNALQTFSILLQIGAGTGLIYILRWYWWRINAMSEIVAMAASFLTALYFAFVHDAYFDPLATHEELIIGIMVTSFCWILTAYISTPTDREVLVSFVKKTKAPGPGWKRIHNFMGSTGEKIDTSEYFDFQAAILAFGAGVIGVFSFLFGSGNILLGDPLNGILLMVLAIIAFWALFALRKRF